GAATTATCTCTCTCAGTTTAAACAACGGCTGACCGCCGACCGCGGTCAGGTGGGTATCGGCACCCTCATCGTCTTCATCGCGATGGTGCTCGTCGCAGCAATCGCGGCGGGGGTTCTCATCAACACGGCTGGCTTCCTGCAGACGAAGTCCGAACAGACCGGTCAAGAGTCGTCCGCACAGGTGTCCAACCGCGTGCAGGTCGTCTCCGGCTTCGGTAACGTCGCCAACGAGGAAGTCAACTACATCAACCTCACGGTCATGCGTGGCTCCGGTTCCGACGACATCAACCTCTCGTCAGCTACCATCGAGTGGCTTGGCCCGAACGAAGCCAAGACGCTCGTGAGCGGTAGTGAGGACGACATGAACGCATACAACCTCGGTGGAAATTCGAAATCTAACCCCGGCGAGACTGCCAACTTCACGGTCAAGTCCATCAAGGACCCGGACGACTCGGTTCCGGTCCTCGACGAGCAAGACGACCGCTTTAAGATTTCGCTGAACTCGACGGCGATTAGCGGCCAGCGTCTCTCCGAAGGCCAGACCGTCGAACTCAAGCTCACCACCCAGTACGGTGCAGTCACCATCTACCGCGCGAACATTCCGCAGTCGCTCTCCCAAGAGAGCGCGGTGACGGTCTAAACGTAGCGCCTACAAACTAACCTTCCTCTCAACGTTTTCGCCCTGTCCAACGGGGATTCGGGGCTTCATTTTTCAGTACTCGTGACACAGAGCCACTCGTTCGTGGCTCGCTAAGCAACACTAAATTATAACCCCTCTCCGTAGGCGTCTGTATGAATCCCTTCGTGGCCGCCGCAGGTGCCCTCGTGGCAGTGACGGCCCTGCCGTACATCGCCTACGTGGCTCTCTACGCGTTGGTCCGGCCAAGTGGCTCACCGGCTGACAAGCGCGACGCCGAGCCCACGACCAGCATCATCCTCCCGACGTACAACGAGTCGGGCATTATCGAGAAGAAACTAGACGACGTTCTCGCGCTCGACTACCCGATGGAGAAGGTCGAACTCGTCGTGGTCGATTCCTCCGAGGACGAGACGCCCGAGCTAATCGAGGAGTACTTCGCCGACCGCGAGTACCCCGAACTGAACCTCATCCGAGAGCAGGAACGCCGCGGACTCGCACCTGCGCTCAACGACGCCTACGCGGCCGCGAAAAACGAGATGGTCGTCAAGACCGACTGCGACTCTTACGTCGCCGAGGACGCCCTCCGGCAGGCCGCCGCGAACCTCGCAGACCCCGAAGTCGCGGCCGTCACGGGACAGAACGCGGAAGTCCTCGGTGGGAGCGAAGTCGAAGCGGGCTACCGCGGCGTGCAGGCACACATCCAGACGCTCGAATCGCATCTAGACTCGACGCTCATCTTCCACGGGCCGTTCTCCGCCTTCGAGAACGACGCCATCGTCCCTATCGACCCGAACTCGCTGGCCGACGACACGGAACTCGCGCTGAAGATTCGCCGGGGTGGCGACCGAGTCATCTTCGACCCCGCAGTTCGGTACAAGGAGGCCTCCCACTCGGACTTCGGAAAGCGTCGATTGCAGAAGGACCGACGCGGGATGGGACTGATTCGCCTGCTCGCTCAGCACCGCGACGCGCTGGGCAAGTACGGTAACTACGGCAAAGTGGTCCTCCCGTTCAACTGGTGGTTCATGGTGATTTCGCCGTGGTTGGTCGCGCTGGACGTGGTGGCAGTTACGGCGGCCGCGATAGCAGTTGCAGGACCGGTCGGCCTCGCCGCTCCCGTCGCATTCGGGGCGTTCGTCTGGCTCGGGCAGAAGGACCTTCTCGGTCCGCTGCAAGCCGTCTACGCAATCTTCGACTCGCAGGTGTCACTGCTCGCGGGTGCAATCGCACTCCTGCGCGGCGAGGGCGACGGCACGTGGGAAGTGGACGAGGAACTGCGCGAAGCGTTCGACTGAGGACCGAAGAGAGAACTTTCGACTGAAAATCCATTCATGCGAATTCTACAGGTTACACCGCGCTATCCGCCCCACACTGGTGGTGTCGAAACGCACGTGCAGGAACTCGCCGAACGGATGGTCGAACGCGGCCACGACGTGATGGTCGTCAGTGCCGACGCGGGCGAGGATGTCGAACGGCGGGAGACGCGAAACGGCGTGGTCGTCCGGCGATTCCGTGGCTTCGCACCGGGCGGAGCGTTTCACATCGCTCCCAGCATCGCGCGCGCAGTCCGCGGGGCAAATCCAGACGTAGTTCACGCCCACAACTACCACTCGCTTCCAGTCTTCTTCGCGGCACTGGGTCGGTCTTCTGACGCCCGATTCGTCGTAACCGCTCACTACCACGGCGCGAGTGCAGACGACTTCCGCGACAAATTGCTCTCGTTGTATCGCCCGCTCGGCGGATGGGCAGTCCGAAAGGCAGACGCCCGCATCGCGGTGAGCGAGTGGGAGCGCGACCAGTTGCAAGCCGACTTCGGCGTCGAAGCGACGGTGATTCCAAACGGGCTGGAAACAGAGCTATTTGCCGACGCAACTCCCGAAGAACGCGACAACCCCTATCTGCTCTGCGTCGGCCGACTGGAGGAGTACAAGGGCGTCCAGCACGCGATTCGGGCGCTCGCTGAACTGCCCAACTACGACCTGCTCGTCGCAGGCTCTGGCGACTACCGCGACCAGTTGGAGCGAACCGCCAAAGAAGCGGGCGTCGAGTCGCGCGTAGAGTTCCTCGGTTTCGTCGCCGACGAGCGCCTGCCCGGCCTGTACGCTGGCGCAGACGCCTACCTCACGCTCTCGGAGTTCGAATCCTACGGGATGACCGTCGCGGAGGCGCTCGCCGCTGGCACGCCCTGCGTCGTCCGCGAGGCGGGCGCCCTGGTGGATTGGGCCGACCGCGAGGATTGTGTGGGGGTCGAAGACGTCGCCCCCGAGACCGTCGCTCGTGGGGTCGCTGAAGCTGTCGAACTTGACGCACCTGCCACCGCGCTCCCGACGTGGGACGACGTTACGGAGCGTGTTTTGGAAGTGTACGAGTGAAGAGTTGGAGTCGGGCTCTGTGTCGTGAATTTTGACGAAGAACCGGCGCGCGCTGGTCGCGGGTGTCAGACCGCGACCAAATGTCGCGCGAGGGATGAGGACTGCAAGCCCGAAAGACGCGCAACTGCGCGTCTTTCGTCCTGAAGCCCGCAGTCGGGTGGGGAGGACGTGGTTCTCGCGGTGCGGTTGCGGTGTTGTCTCTCCTTGGTTTCGGAGAAAGTGCGGTTCGTCTCGACTCTGTTTGCTTGAGCAGAGTGCGGTTGGTCTCGATGGCAGGGACCTACCAATAATGCGGTTCGACTCGATCAGACCGTCAATTCCCTATCTTTCTCACCAGCAAGGCCCCACACCAGATACCATAGAACTTTGACCCAGAGTGCAAAACTTACCACCATGCCCTACAGCTATCAGCCGCACCACTTCGAGGACTTCGAGGAAGGCCAGACGTTCGAGAGCGTCGGTCGCACCGTCACCGAGTACGACTTCGTCCAGCACTCGGCGTTCACTGGCGACTGGACCGAACTCCACACCAACAAGGAGTACGCCGAAGACGAGTACTTCGGCGAGCGAGTCGCCCACGGCCCGATGACGTTCTCGCTGGCGACCGGGTTCGTCTACCGCTGTGGCTTCCTCGAACGCACCGTGCTGGCGTTCCTCGGCATGAACTACATGGACATCCCCGCTCCGGTCCACATGGACGACACCGTCTCACTGGACATGGAAGTCGTCGAGACGAAGGATCTGAGCAGTCGGGACGACGCCGGACTGGTCGTCATCGACACGACGATGACCAACCAGGAGGACACCATCGTCTTCGAAGGCGACATGAAGTTCATGATAAAGAAGAGCGAGTAGCAACCCCAATCGCCTCCACCGCCACGCGGTAGACGAACGAACGTGCCAACGTTCGGTCTCTGTGCTCCGAACGTCGAAGCGTCCTGATTCTCACTAGTGATACCGCCCGAAACACCAAAGGGGTGACTTTGACATCTATGTATCATGTCGATATTTCCGCACGACGAGGTACCGACCGTTCGAGTCGTCGGCGTCGGTGACCCCGACCCCGGTTCCGTGCAGGTCGTCGCAGAGACGTACGAAGCCGAATTCGAAGTCCCCGTCACCGTCGGGGAGACGATACCGCTAGACGACCAGTCCGGTCAGCGCGATAGTGCCGACGTACTCTTCGCGCTTGAAGAGACTCCAGAGCTGGACTTCGTAATCGGCGTCACGGACGAGAAACTCTACTACAGAGAGCGGAACTCTATCTTCGGACTCGTGTCGTGGGACGAAGGATACAGTCTTGTCTCGACGGGGGCGCTCCACGAGGACGGCCCAAGTGAGACGACCAAACGCGAACGCATCGAAAACGTCACGCGGCACTGTGCGGGTCAGTTGTTCGAGTTTCGAAGTCACAAACGCTGCGTTATGGATGGTGTGGACACGCTCGACGAACTCGACGACCGACCGAACGATTTCTGTCGGGACTGCGCCGACCGATTGCGGCGCGAGGAGACCGCACCGGAGCCTCCACAGTGGCAAGTCCTGACTCAGGGAGCAGAAGAGATGGAGACGGCGATTCGTTGGTCTAAGGGCGACATCCGTCTCACGGAGTACCCACTGTTCGCTCTCGGTATGGTCGTAGACGGCGTGTGGCGGCTATGGGACTGGCTACCGAGTTCGCCGAGCGTCTCGGTGCCGCGGTCGGTCCGTGCATTTGTCCACGAGTCGTACCGAACGATTAGTTTCTGGTGGCTGGTTCTCACCTACTTCGCCGTCTTCCTCGCAGTCGTCGGCGTCGGACTGACTGGCTACGAGAGTGCGACAGGTGGCGCGACCTCCGACGTTGCGATGTGGGCTATCGTCGTCGCGGGTCTTCCCATCGCGTACGTCGTTCACGCGATACTCACCGGTATCTTCGGTGGACTTCTCGCCGGGACGGTCACTGGTGTCCGCGACGGATTAGCCGCCGAGAAATAGCTGTGCGAATCCGGTCAGCCAGAGGACGCTACCAAGACCGAGCGTCGCCACGAGCGTGCCACTGACGACGGACTTCACGAGCGAGTATCGCCGCTCGCGTCGTAACTCGTCGCGGGACCTATCTGCGAGGAATCCGCGGCTACCAGACTGCAAGACGACTGTTTTCTCGTCTGTCTCACCATCGTGGTCGGCGTCCGGACGAACGTCACCGTAAGCATACACCTCGTCACCGCGTCGAAGATAGACGTATTCGATGGTCCGGTCCCGACGCAGTCCACGCTCGGGGAGGTCTCGGCTGTCGTGGAACGCCTCTGCGCGAGCCGGTACCTCGTCGTAGCTCTTGAACGAGAACGACTCCGTACGGGCTTCGGAAATGTCGAGTTCGAACTCAGTAGGGTCGATACGGACCCGACCGGTCCCGTCGTTGACGAAGAACGTGACGCTTTCACGCTCTTCGTGCACCGCCGTTGCATCCGTACTGTCGTTCACTGTGAGGTCGTAACAGACGCAACGCTCCGCTCCCACCGGGACAGTGGTCGGTGCGGACGTCTCGATGGATCCCGAGACTGCAGTTTCCCCGACGGAAACGGCACCGAGAGATGATATCGGGACGTCTACGAGGGCGTTGAACTCCTGCCATCGACGGAACCCGTCTGTTATCGAGAACAGACCGTACGCGACGGCGAGCAACGACCCGCCGATCAGTCCCAGATAGAGGACGTACCCGAACACCATCAGTCGTCGCCGGAGATGCCGAGGCGGTCACCGACGTCGATGCCATCCCGTGCGTCCGCCGTAGCGACGAACGGAACGCGCCGCTCGAATCCGCGTTGGTCTGCGACGTAGCGTTCCGGGACGCGGTCGAGACGTGCGTTGTAGGTACTTACCGCGTCGTTGTACTGCTCTCTGCGAGTTTCGATTCGCTGCTCGATGGTCCGAACGCTATCCGTCAACTCGTCGAACCGGTCACTGGAACGGAGTTCGGGAAACTCCTCGGAGAGTTCGTACACCTCCTCCAGGGTGTTCTGTAGTTCGACGTTGACGTCGGCCGCTTCGTTCGGTCGTTGGGCCTCGACGACGCGGTTTCGAGCGTCCATCACGTCCTGGAGGACCTCACGATCGTGCGCGACGTGTTCGCGGGTAACGTCTACGAGATTACCGACTTCCTCAGCACGTCGTTCTAACAGTACGTCGACGTCGCTCCAGGTCTTGTTGCACCGTTCACGGGCATCGACGAGGTTGTTGTGTGCTGCACCGAGGTAGCGAACGAGACTATACCCGACCAACAGGACCGCAAAGCCGGCTACCACTGCGGGAAATACGCTCATGTTTCGGACACATTTGACTCTCGATACTTGAATCCTCCCCGACGCCGACCGATTCGCAGGGACTTTTGTTGTCTCGTCTCGCAACCACTACTATGACACTCGACGTAGTCGCCGACCACGACGACGACTACCCCATCATCGACACGCACTGCCACCAGCCGACCGAAGAATTCCTCCATGACGCCGGTGGCCAGATGATGCAGGACGCCGCGAACAAGTTCGGCACCAGCATCGAAACCGACACCTACGAGTCGCTCATCGAGGAGTACCACGAGTGCGGTATCGGAACCGCCGTCTTGCTCGGGTGGGACGCCGAGACGAACACCGGCAACCCGCCGGTGCCCAACGACTACGTCGCGGAGGTGCGCGACGACTACGACGACTTCTTCGTCGGCTTCGGGAGTGTTGACCCCTTGAAAGACGATTGCGTCGAGGAGGCCATCCGCTGTGTCGAGGACCTCGACCTCTCCGGGTTCAAGTTCCAGCAGATTGCCCAAGGCTTCGACCCGAGCGACCCCGAACACGAGGCGCTGTTCGACACGCTCGAAGACCTCGGCAAGCCCGTCGTCTTCCACGGCGGCAACTCCACGCTCGGCGCGTGTGCCCCCGGCGGACGCGGCTTGAAAATCAAGTACGGCAACCCGATGCTCATCGACGACGTGGCGGCCGAACATCCTGAACTCCCGATTCTCATCGCGCACCCGGCGTTCCCGTGGGAGAAAGAGCAACTGGCCATCTGCCAGCAGAAGGGTAACGTCACGAT
The sequence above is a segment of the Halorussus halophilus genome. Coding sequences within it:
- a CDS encoding archaellin/type IV pilin N-terminal domain-containing protein, which encodes MTRNYLSQFKQRLTADRGQVGIGTLIVFIAMVLVAAIAAGVLINTAGFLQTKSEQTGQESSAQVSNRVQVVSGFGNVANEEVNYINLTVMRGSGSDDINLSSATIEWLGPNEAKTLVSGSEDDMNAYNLGGNSKSNPGETANFTVKSIKDPDDSVPVLDEQDDRFKISLNSTAISGQRLSEGQTVELKLTTQYGAVTIYRANIPQSLSQESAVTV
- a CDS encoding glycosyltransferase, which translates into the protein MNPFVAAAGALVAVTALPYIAYVALYALVRPSGSPADKRDAEPTTSIILPTYNESGIIEKKLDDVLALDYPMEKVELVVVDSSEDETPELIEEYFADREYPELNLIREQERRGLAPALNDAYAAAKNEMVVKTDCDSYVAEDALRQAAANLADPEVAAVTGQNAEVLGGSEVEAGYRGVQAHIQTLESHLDSTLIFHGPFSAFENDAIVPIDPNSLADDTELALKIRRGGDRVIFDPAVRYKEASHSDFGKRRLQKDRRGMGLIRLLAQHRDALGKYGNYGKVVLPFNWWFMVISPWLVALDVVAVTAAAIAVAGPVGLAAPVAFGAFVWLGQKDLLGPLQAVYAIFDSQVSLLAGAIALLRGEGDGTWEVDEELREAFD
- a CDS encoding glycosyltransferase family 4 protein; amino-acid sequence: MRILQVTPRYPPHTGGVETHVQELAERMVERGHDVMVVSADAGEDVERRETRNGVVVRRFRGFAPGGAFHIAPSIARAVRGANPDVVHAHNYHSLPVFFAALGRSSDARFVVTAHYHGASADDFRDKLLSLYRPLGGWAVRKADARIAVSEWERDQLQADFGVEATVIPNGLETELFADATPEERDNPYLLCVGRLEEYKGVQHAIRALAELPNYDLLVAGSGDYRDQLERTAKEAGVESRVEFLGFVADERLPGLYAGADAYLTLSEFESYGMTVAEALAAGTPCVVREAGALVDWADREDCVGVEDVAPETVARGVAEAVELDAPATALPTWDDVTERVLEVYE
- a CDS encoding MaoC/PaaZ C-terminal domain-containing protein, with amino-acid sequence MPYSYQPHHFEDFEEGQTFESVGRTVTEYDFVQHSAFTGDWTELHTNKEYAEDEYFGERVAHGPMTFSLATGFVYRCGFLERTVLAFLGMNYMDIPAPVHMDDTVSLDMEVVETKDLSSRDDAGLVVIDTTMTNQEDTIVFEGDMKFMIKKSE
- a CDS encoding zinc metalloprotease, which encodes MSIFPHDEVPTVRVVGVGDPDPGSVQVVAETYEAEFEVPVTVGETIPLDDQSGQRDSADVLFALEETPELDFVIGVTDEKLYYRERNSIFGLVSWDEGYSLVSTGALHEDGPSETTKRERIENVTRHCAGQLFEFRSHKRCVMDGVDTLDELDDRPNDFCRDCADRLRREETAPEPPQWQVLTQGAEEMETAIRWSKGDIRLTEYPLFALGMVVDGVWRLWDWLPSSPSVSVPRSVRAFVHESYRTISFWWLVLTYFAVFLAVVGVGLTGYESATGGATSDVAMWAIVVAGLPIAYVVHAILTGIFGGLLAGTVTGVRDGLAAEK
- a CDS encoding GIDE domain-containing protein; this encodes MVFGYVLYLGLIGGSLLAVAYGLFSITDGFRRWQEFNALVDVPISSLGAVSVGETAVSGSIETSAPTTVPVGAERCVCYDLTVNDSTDATAVHEERESVTFFVNDGTGRVRIDPTEFELDISEARTESFSFKSYDEVPARAEAFHDSRDLPERGLRRDRTIEYVYLRRGDEVYAYGDVRPDADHDGETDEKTVVLQSGSRGFLADRSRDELRRERRYSLVKSVVSGTLVATLGLGSVLWLTGFAQLFLGG
- a CDS encoding LemA family protein, with the protein product MSVFPAVVAGFAVLLVGYSLVRYLGAAHNNLVDARERCNKTWSDVDVLLERRAEEVGNLVDVTREHVAHDREVLQDVMDARNRVVEAQRPNEAADVNVELQNTLEEVYELSEEFPELRSSDRFDELTDSVRTIEQRIETRREQYNDAVSTYNARLDRVPERYVADQRGFERRVPFVATADARDGIDVGDRLGISGDD
- a CDS encoding amidohydrolase family protein is translated as MTLDVVADHDDDYPIIDTHCHQPTEEFLHDAGGQMMQDAANKFGTSIETDTYESLIEEYHECGIGTAVLLGWDAETNTGNPPVPNDYVAEVRDDYDDFFVGFGSVDPLKDDCVEEAIRCVEDLDLSGFKFQQIAQGFDPSDPEHEALFDTLEDLGKPVVFHGGNSTLGACAPGGRGLKIKYGNPMLIDDVAAEHPELPILIAHPAFPWEKEQLAICQQKGNVTMDLSGWMPRYIDDQVLHYAKSLLSDTVMFGTDYPMLKPGVWLDQFEELGFPEDVQRKILWENAEEFLGL